Proteins from one Psilocybe cubensis strain MGC-MH-2018 chromosome 11, whole genome shotgun sequence genomic window:
- a CDS encoding Short-chain dehydrogenase/reductase ATR9 yields the protein MSTLQNKTIVVVGGSSGIGFGVALASLQYLAATVIIASSNKGRVEGAVSRLKAYNLPGEVRGEVLDAKDSSAVKAFAAALGLVDHVVWTGGEVPKGEEGGGLPYSNVQSAEEGQAIFTLGFWGPFILARNVKFNPGGSLILTGGVAGHRPFPGGYLASGAVSALEGLTRGLALEFSPIRVNLVCPGMILDKMFGEHKDSIVKAYNEKILLKRAGEPSEIAEAYIFLMKCGYITGQPIYVEGGFMLL from the exons ATGTCAACTCTCCAGAATAAGACCATCGTCGTAGTAGGCGGCTCGTCCGGAATCGGCTTTGGTGTTGCTCTTGCTTCCCTCCAGTACCTTGCAGCGACTGTGATTATTGCATCGAGCAATAAAGGCCGTGTAGAAGGCGCAGTCTCACGTTTGAAAGCCTATAACCTACCTGGCGAGGTCCGTGGAGAGGTCCTGGATGCAAAGGATTCCAGCGCAGTCAAGGCCTTCGCAGCCGCGTTAGGTCTTGTAGACCATGTTGTCTGGACGGGTGGGGAGGTTCCCaagggagaagaaggtgGAGGGTTGCCTTATTCAAACGTTCAGTCCGCGGAAGAAGGCCAAG CCATTTTTACACTCGGGTTCTGGGGACCATTCATTCTTGCGAGGAATGTCAAATTCAATCCAGGAGGGTCCTTGATACTTACCGGAG GGGTAGCCGGACACAGGCCTTTCCCAGGGGGATATTTGGCCAGCGGTGCAGTCTCTGCATTGGAGGGTTTGACCAGGGGACTGGCATTAGAATTTTCTCCTATTCGTGTAAACCTCGTATGCCCCGGTATG ATTCTCGATAAAATGTTCGgcgaacacaaagatagcATTGTGAAAGCGTACAACGAGAAAATTCTCCTCAAGCGTGCTGGAGAGCCTAGTGAG ATTGCTGAGGCATACATTTTCTTAATGAA ATGCGGATACATCACTGGTCAACCAATTTACGTAGAAGGTGGATTCATGCTGCTTTAA